Genomic DNA from Theobroma cacao cultivar B97-61/B2 chromosome 3, Criollo_cocoa_genome_V2, whole genome shotgun sequence:
GTATACTCTCATATAATTGGGACTAGCATGAAAGATTAAGTAAGAtgcatcattttattatttatatagaTATCATAGTAATAGTGGGTAGTTATAATCTCCCCatttatcatcataatcattaCAAAAAGAGGACAATAACAAATATGTCCATTTCAGAATATTCTCatgtataaaattataacCGTTTAGGCATAACCAAATAATAGCAAATATgtaaataaacaaatcaaatttgaaactcaaaagttaaaattaGCAAGCCCTCCATCATGGTGACAGCTCCCTTCCATTGAATTTTACATCCAATAATTTTCAGTACATGTTTGGAAGAATGCCACTTggtcttttaattttaaatggtATAAGATTGCACTACAGTTTTGAAACTGTCAACTAGTGCACTATTAATGTGAACTGTCATTACATCCGCAAAGATGAGCACCActggttcttttttttttttaagacaaaattagtattaatattacATCCTTGATGGTGCAAAAAGTAACAGATCACTACTTGCCTTTCGATAATGGAAAATGTATAATTATGTTTGACATagacaaatgaaaattttaattaatcttCTTATATGAAAGTAAATATGCTCTTCATAGATGCTGCAAATATTCTTTAACAAAAGTTTTATTGGATAGATTAAATGGTTAGAATTTAGTGTTGCACCATTTCAAAGCAATTGAACTCCaaacttgaaaaagaaaacaaaagcctCTTAATCTAACCCTAAGAAACCCCATTAATCCAACATCTTGAGTACCAtaaaaacccaaattttaCAATAACCCTCATTTGGAATTATAGAAAATGCTTTGTCTGCATAAAAGAGCATGGCACAAAATGCttgaatcaaaataacaaCTCCAATCAGAAATTTTTCAGAGAAAACCAAAGAGTTTTTTCCAAAGATTAAGAGGATTGTTgccaataaatttaaaaataagcCAAGATGATTGTTACAAGTAAGATTCAATTTTAAGAAGAGTGGAAAAGAATCTTCAAGTCCAAACCCATTGCATCATACTAAAAGCCCctaaatttcaccaaaatcaACACAACGAACTTGAAAAAGAACACAATGATATAGTAGAAGCTGCTGTTGGTAGGGTTGACGAATGTAGATCAATGATACACTAAGCAAGGAAAATATAAGTGATTTTATGAAGGAGACAGGGAGAGAAAGAATTGAGCTGTATATAAGAAGGTGCAGAGGTAGAAGTATAATTAACAAGCCAGATGAACTGTTGAAGTAACTTTCAATGGGTTAAAAGATAAATGTTCAAGCAGAAGCAGCAGTTAACAAATTCGCTACGAAATATACCAGTCAACAGACATATAGTCTTTTTAAGGAATTTCTACTGTTCAAAGGAAAAAGACCACGTGGCATTCATCCAAACAGGTATTGAAAATTACTGGATACAAAATTCAATGGAGGGGAGCCAAACCCCTGGCAAATGACCCATAGAGTTTAATGCATCATGTTCTTCTAAGCCTGTTGCCtactaaaccaaaaaaataaaaaagagtaCAAACCATTTGTTTAAGACTGTTAATCCATCCTCAAAAGGCCTACTTTATTCCCTCCACAAGATCCAAAACTAAGAGGGGTTTTCTCCACCTTTACTGTACACCTTACCTAGCTCACAATATTTCACATGAAGCCACCACAACTCAAGGAGACGCTGAGCATTGCATAAGCAAGGGATAAAAGCAGTCATAAGAGAAACTTAAAAGAAGATTATGAACCAATTTGGCTCTACCCTTAAACAAAAACACctatttcaaagaaaaattctcTTATGAAGGTTACGAATGGTCAAATTCTTCTCAAGATGCTTCCCACAAAAAGATGGCTACCTTGATTGGGCTTTTGTCTTCTAAACAACTTGCAGGAAAACTTTCAAACCCTTGCATTGAGCTTTCCTTCTTTAATTCCTTCTAGAAAGATTTTACCCCAATAAAAAGGTGACAGCTTCGAGAAAAATTTCACTACAAAGTTGAGCCTACCTTGGAAAGTACTTCTCTTTAGAAATTTACATAATTGAGAGCTTGAAGTTTTCTCCAACTTGTTCACTTGTTTAAGAAGAAGGTTTGGACTATTGATCGAGAGGATAGCCCTAGATGATGACTTAACCCCTTAGAGGCTTGATCCATGCTCAACCTATTTCGACAGGCCAACACCAAGCTCATCCTAAAACTATCCATTATAGTATTGATACAAGGTTTAAAAATCCATTCTCAAGTTGTACCACTACATGTTGCAGATTTGAATCACTTCAAATGcttttgaggaaattataaagaatgaAAAACCATTATGGAATGACCAAAAGAGGTATTGCCTTACCTATTAATTGTAGGTCTACTCAGAGGTTTTGAGCcaaagattgaaaaatctaTTGACATTGGCACCTGTTCATTCTTTCCTGCAATGTCACCAACTGCCTGTCTCTCACCAACACGGTCATCAACCTTCTCAGCTTGGTCAGAATTACCTTCAAACCTATCACGATCCGGCATTACTCTCCTTGACTTTCGTGGGGGAGAAAGAACAGTGGGACCCTCCTGGGGATTATAATCTGACACTCGCGATTTAGGATTAGGCCTAGGGAGCTTAGGCGGATCTGTAGGTGGAGGTGCAGATGAAAAATACCTGAAAAACAATACAAACATGAGAGAAAAGGACCAAACAATCTCTATAGATTTCTAATTGAAAGGTTCAATCACCTGTGCTCTAACGCTTGCTGCACGGAAATCCTCACTTTTGGGTCATAAGTGAACATTTTTGATAAAAGATCTAGAGCATCATCACTGGCCATTGGAAACAACGAACGCAAAGGAGGTGCAGGAACATATTGGTATTCTACATAATCAGGAAGGTAGACCATATCTGGCCATTGAGAAGACGTTGGTGTCCCAAAAGCTGCAAAGATCTTTCCTAATTGATCAATGTCACTGGTGCCCTGTCAAATGTTAAATGTTGAAccaatgaaaataagaaaatataccAGGAATGACACTTCATATTGAGGACACATAGGTACATAATTTAAAGGGCAAAGCTAAAAAGGACAAACCACGTATGAGCTTGTCAAAATGACTACCTAACTAACATTTTCACATATAGGATGATAATAAAGTTCATATAATGGCAAATATTTGTCAGCAATCTCAATGACCTACAAATTGAATATTGCTCATAATCCAGTGCAACAAAAAGTTATAGTCTACCACTTTAACATTTCAAAGGGGGAAAGGGCATCTCTAAGATAAGCTTAGCATAAATCAATCAGAAAACAATAAAAGGTACCAGAACTATGCAAACAAGAAGATTACTTATGGACATTCAAGAGTTCAACTTAGAAAAAGCTTTCACTGCTTATTCTAGCAGTAAGCAGCTCAAAGCATTCTTAGAGTTCTATTTAGAAAAATCTTTCAAAGTTtactcataattgtaacattCTGATGTAGAACGACTATGCTAAAACTCAAAACACTCaagaaataatgagaattcTGAAGGAAATTGTCAAATGTCTCAAGAATTCAAATCTTAATTATCTGATATCACAATATCTTATTCACATCTGTAAGATATTTTGATGTAGAACAAGTATTCTAAAACTCAATACTCAAGAAATAATCTGAATTCTCAACAAAATTGTCAAATATCTCAATAATTCAAATCTTAAATATCTGAAATCTCAACATCTCACTAATTTATAAATCAAACCTCCCTGAAACTAAAATAGCATACGTATTTATAACTAAACTCAAAACcctaataaaatgaaaaataccAAATATAACTCTAAAACCCTAATACTTTTAAAAGAAGTAAAATACTAATTAGtataaaataatctaaaatagccaaaaataattgtaaagactacaatcaaatcaataaagtATCAAATGAAGTCCATGATAACTTTATCCCTCAACTAGCATATTTCCATCATCCATCACattcaatttcttagaaaaagaaaattttttccaTAACAATATTCATGTTAACTTCACATAAACGGTCGTAAAGAACTACAATCATCATATTCGGAGATAAAGTTACGATCGAGTTACGGCACAAGAAACAGTGAGAAATGTGCAACATAGTGAATGAGGCATCTCACAAGCTAGGTCAGAGATGTCATATTGTTGCACCCCATGTAGGACCAAGGATTATGCTTTGTAAAACTAAAACCAAATGCTTATCATAAATAGCCAAGCTACCAACAATCAGCATTAAAATGGCATCAATTAATCATCTATAAGCTTTGATTTGGTAAACCAAACATGCAAAATCCAGTCTGAACATGAATTTCATCACAAtgatttactttttctttaaaaatttgtaaCATATCATTGGCAGCCCAAAAATAGACTGCATTATCTTTTATCTGCTGGAGACATGCAGTTCAATACAGCATTGTTCAGGGGTTAATATGAACCTATTCTCATGTGATTCTTTTCCAATAATACCATGAATAAGCATGACAAAGTGAACAAGTGAACATTCTCAACCAAAAAGAGAACAAAGTCACCTACAGTTGAATAAAAACCCAATAAGAAAACAAACACTTACAGGTGACTATGTTATAGcatttttagtaagaaatcactatggttaaaacttaatgATGGTGAGGATAGTTTAAACAAAGCAATATTATGAAAGCAGAAAGCTGAAAATGAGATCCAATCATCACAACATTATTTTagatacataaaaaaaaaaaaagctacatAGAATACAGCAGGAATATAAAAACTGCAAAATGTAACTTGAAGAACCAAAAGACAATTATGCAAGTATCAAAACAAGATAAATCTAACTCTGAAGAACTCTTAACTACGACAAGCTAGGTTCACCTGCAGAAATGGTCGTCGTAGGAGAAGTTCAGCAAATATACAGGCAGCTGCCCAAACATCCACACCAGAACCATATTGCTTGGTACCAAAAAGTAACTCAGGAGCTCTGTACCATCGAGCAAACACCTATACAATTCCATGGACTTATCAAGTAAGCTGAATCCAATATGATGGATAAACTTACAGCTTTCAATTAAATTGAGAAAAGCAACACAGAAAACAACAATCCAGAACCAACTGCATAACAATacaatttttcaaagaaaGGTCCAATAGATGTGCAAATATTCAAGAAAACAGGTCCctaaatcaaaaaataattccaaGGAGCATAAAGAAAGCAATATATAGATTGGAAAACAAATTATTTGATGTCATAGTGTCTCTCCATGAAATCTACTATATTTTGCGTGTTTGCTTTAATATACTACAGTAACAACATCAATgactaaaacaaaaaatacaaTGAAATGATGGATATAAATATTACCATGGCATTATCAATAGGTTATAAGGCAGAATATCAATGGATATTTACTTGGAAACAGAATGAATATTTAGTGTACAAGACCAAGTGGCAGCTTAACTAATCAAGCCAAATTGTTGAAAACTAGAAGTTAACGTAAACAACAACAAATATAAACCCCGTTCTAAAATTTTCCCACAAAAACATAATGATTCCAAAAAGGGAATTTTGGCTGTGCGGATCAACTCAGTACACTTACAGGTTAGCAAGTTAGCACCGACACTTGGTAATCTTATTCCTACCAAAAAATACTACTTCAAGATATAACAGAAATCCTATAAAATTATGGAGGATGAAAGGAAGATTTTACTCAAAGCACAAATTAGTCAGTGTACTGATACAACTAAAACTCCACTTGGCAGCAAACCTTACctggtgagtaaacttacgaTCTGGGCTCCCAAATATGCGTGCTAAACCAAAGTCTGCAAGTTTAAGTTGTCCATTGGGTCCTATTAGCAAATTATTTGGCTTCATATCCCTGTAAAGCACGTTAACAAGTCAGGAAATTTAGGAAGCAGCAACCACAGAAAAACCAGACTAAGAGCAGACAGAAACAAGACCTATGTAAAACCCATTTCTTGTGGCAAAAAGCAAGCCCTTTCAACGTCATCTGAATGTACGATTTGATGTCAGCCGGTGAGAGGAATATATTACGATCTCGAATAACAGCTTCAAGGTCAGTCTCCATGAATTCAAACACAAGATGCAAGTTACCCTTGTGTGGGAATGCATCTATTAACTCAATTATATTTGGATCTTTGAGCTCCTTAAGAAGTTTAATTTCTCTGAGTGCTGTAAAATTGATCCCTTCCTTTTGCTTCCCAAGCCGAATTTTCTTAATTGCAACTGTCTGCCCTGTCTATAATGGACcaaacaagcaaacaattaATACCACAACAgttgaataaacaattcagccaaccaaaaatttagaaacttttattttcttttgtgatCAGTCATGAAAATCACAGAGAAACTGCTGATAAGTTCATATAACTTGAGATGCCTtttggccaaaaaaaaaaggatctattaacattttttaattgttgcaacagaaagaaatatttttgaatgattaaaacttaaaattgtAACTTCCTCGGAgaacaaaatgaaatgatttaacttttATACATTACAAATATGGTAGAATTACAATGTTTTAGCAAAACCCACATCCAAAGAGAGTCtagaattttgtttaattactTGACTTAGTTAGTTAAGTCACTAAGCTTCATCCAAAAACAGTTTGATAATAaagaagttaaattttttgatGCTTACAGCTtaccaaagaaagaaaaaggaaacagaTAATTTTGCATACTTTCTTTCTGCTATGAATGACCTAATTATTCTCTTTCTgccttcaattttcaaaagcttttatttttaaaaggaaagaaagagagctAGGGTTACCTTAGTATCAATGGCTTTGTAGACGACACCATAAGTACCTTCACCAAGAACCTCGCGCTTCAAATACCTATCGGCCACTTTCTTCGACGGATCCATTTCtgtcattctttctttttattattgtgTTTATCTACTTAAAAAATGCTTTTGTGTATCAGGATTTTCGCAGCCCATAACCTTTTATTCTTCTCCAATTTCCCATTTCTGACCCCTTGCTACCAATTTTCAACcccaaaaaatagaaaagtgagaaaatttttccgagagagaaaatagaaatgatCGGAAACGAAAATTACTAGGAAAAAttttacttcaaaaatttaagaaaagagaaaaaatttgattcaaaatacttttacagaaaaaaaaaaaagaaattaatctGGGTGAAGGCACTGCAACGGTGAAGAACGCTATGGCGAGAGCGGAGCAAGGAGTGTTAAAGGGATAAAATTATTCGGGAATTATTCTGAATTGGAGACGGTTTACAGAAGGAAAACGCTAAAACACTGTTTGGGCCTTCTGGCCTGAAGCTTCTTTGGGCTTTAGGTCCTTCGTAATCCGAATGGATTGAAGATGGGCCCTATTATGTTAAACCCACATAtctattaaataaagaaactcttccgtttataaatttaaaactcattGATTTGTTATTAATGTGAGATTCGTTAtactttattatatttttattttttttaaatataattatgaaaaaacccaaaaaataaTGGAGAATTTGCACATagttttatttcaattattttaatcaaaaaaaatttctaagtATTCTACCACAACAATCAAATATTAACATGAAATAAAgatgagataaaaaaaaaaaagcaaaccACCAATGCATCTTATAGCCGTTAGTTATGCGATAACTCCGTTTAGAGATGTCAACGGATAAcgaaatctttattttttagataCTTTAACCTAAATCCTATAATTTGATAAGGTACTCGAATCTTGTAAATAtctgattattttttttgaattactATTTAAACTTGTATTCGATTATTTTGTATATTACTCATTGAATatgtaattaaaatgaattttaaacaattatatatatattactaactaaaattaaattaataaattaagattagttcataagtaaataaattaaagtttacaatcatatttagaataattaatgACTCTTAATAAGTcttacattaattataaagaatttataaataaaaaaataataatatataaaattaaaattaaatattaaatattaaaaaatattatttataatcaaattcgGATAACAATATTACTATCCgaacctaattataaaaaatcctaattttaattaattgaaacaaataatatataagatatttaattactaaatatcCATTATCATCCATAAATTCCTGTTGTGTTCAGTTCTATCTTAATTCCGTAATACGTTTGTGCTTTccaattttttaacatttctCCTTCCTTGTCAGTTTCCCATTgtctttcaatttcttttaaggCCCTTTTGTCCTCCCAAAGTAATTGTTGTTTGATGATATTATTCGACCTAATAGTAATAATTAGAACACTATTTTTCTGGGTCAAAATAGGCAGCAGCAAGTCACATTCAGTAGTGACCTCAGGTGTTTTACTTCCTTCGAATTGGATTCtaaacttttattatttaataagtcaaaatacaatatataaaaataatatttgatacattgattatgtataatttttatatgttattaagttattaaatcttgacACTTCattataaagtaaaaaaatatttgatgcgttgaaagaaataaaatattgatattaaaatttgatgtcgttttgagattttataaattttttatttcttcaaaataacATAAGTGTCAAGATTTAGTGATCCGATCGAGTATAAAAACTATATACGGTTAATGCATCAAGTATTAATCCAAAGAATATCTACcttttactttattaataaGGTGTTAAAATTTGATCACTTAACTGTGtataaaaactatatattgTAGGTAcattaaatattaatcaattaaattatcatAAACCCAACAACTTTTAGGCTCTTTAAGAAAACAAGCCAACCTGGTTGGTTCTATGAAtgttcatttcatttcaagaagccaaaacaaacaacaaaacaagaaaaggtcaaaggaaatttaattcataaaacttatttttcgCCCATgacattgatttttttctgCCTCCAATCCCATTGATTGTACGAGTCAAAATTGAACATCTTAACTTTTTAATTCATGTGAATGTTCAAATTGGATTAGATCCAGTAATCCCTCTCTATAAATACAAAGCAAATAAGTTTCATTCTAGTCAATACAGACTTGGGTTTAGATTCTTCATTACatcaaaaagagagaaatccTGAATTTAGTGTGAGGTTCTACAAGTATTAATTGTTTTGACATGGCTGAATTGAAACTCATAGCCTCTTCACTTAGCGTTTTCTGCGCAAGGATTGAATGGGCTCTGAAGCTTAAAGGTGTGGGATATGAATACCTTGAAGAAGATTTAAGAAACAAGAGTCCTCTTCTTCTTACCCACAACCCTGTCCATAAGAAAGTCCCTGTTCTCCTTCAAAATGGTAAACCGATTGCCGAGTCTCTCATCATTCTTGAATACATTGAGGAGACATGGAAGGACAGTCCCTTGCTTCCTGAAGATCCATATGAGAAAGCCATGGCTCGCTTTTGGGCAAAATTTGCCGATGAAAAGGTACTTCATCAAGACCATTTGccatttaatttcattctaGTTTTAAGTGGTGTTGTAGTTGTTTAATTCTTTGTTTTGATTTCTTAATGAAATGCAGTGCTTGCATGGTGCGTTTGATGCTTGCCGTGCTGAAggagatgaaaaagaaaaagccataGAATCTGCAGCAAAGTCTTTTGCATTTCTTGAGAAGCAGCTTGAAGGGAAGAAATATTTTGGAGGGGAACAGATAGGGTATCTGGATCTAGCCCTTGGTTGGATACCTCATTGGCTCAATGTTATGGAAGAAGTTGGATGCATGAAGTTGGTTGACACCCAGAGGACGCCACTGCTTCATCAATGGGGGCAAGAATTCATGGAAATTCCGCTGATCAAAGAATGCCTTCCACCTAGAGATAAACTGCTTGACCGCTTTACTGCTAGCATCAATTACCTGCGTTCCTTGGCAGCAAGCCAGCAATGAGCTCTTGTTTACATTCATGCTTTACTCCATTGCCAAGAACTAAATAATTGGAGATGTTTTGGTTTACTATTTGTTTCAGTTGTGTTCCAAACTATGTTTTTCAGTATGTCACCTATAGCTGACAGATATGTAGTGAAACCAACTACCCAACTTTTGTTGTCAAGCTTAAAGGTGTAGAATATTCAATTCACATCAAAGAGTTGCTGGTTTTAGTTTCTGAGTTCAATCATTTACTAACCACTTCAGGGCAGATCAACCATTGTcattttggtatttttgagACTAGGTAACAGAGGaatgcaacaaaaaaaaaaaagcagatGCAATATAGACAAGGTTTctgcaaaaggaaaaagataaagaaaaaaaagcataTGCAACAGAAGCTCATTCTCTGAGATCAATCTCAGTGGCATGGTTATCTGATGGTAATATATTAAAGGGAGATAGTAATTGAAGATAACAGCACtgttaaaccaaaaaaaaaaaaacactgaTAAAACCTAGAAGAAAAGCAGAGaagtttgaaaaacaaaatggtaGCTCAAAGCTTTTCTAGAGTATAACAAAGGAAGCTGCTTGGTTGCTAGTGAAGCAACTCAACTTTACTACGAAATGAAATTAGCATgtgattttcaaaatcaactCATCTGAGACAAGGACTTTAGAGATATACTACATTTGGAATAGTTGGAGATCTAGTTATGTACAGAGtggaatatttttatcattctaCTAGGAATACAATTTGGTGTATATTTCAGAGATTTCAAAGAAGTATTAAGTAGTAACACGGTGACACCGGCACCAAAATGCTGTTCCCCCACTTCTGCCTCGAGCAACTGCTATTTCTTCATCAATATAAAACCAGATAAAGAAAGGGTCTTTCGTGCTCGGTTCTCTATCTTCTTTCTGGCCAAGACTGATCTCTAAAGGGTTAAAAGGTCCAATTTTAACTCGGATTTTCTCAAAGATGAAGGACAATATTCTGTTCTTCCATGAAAATTTTCCTTCAAAGGTTAAGAACCCAATTGGTCCTAGAAATACTCCATTCTCAATCCTCTTTGCCTAACAATTCAAGCAATGATTAATTAGTTTCTAAAGTTGACAAAAAGCAAAGGAACAGCTAgcttaattttctacttttatTGGCATGATAAAAGCAGTGGAAAAGTTAATCACTGGTTTTGCAACAGGTAAATCAAATCCAACTTCATCCTAAAGATATTACTCACCATACAGAAATATCACAATGCATTGAATTCTATCAACTATGAGCACGAATAGCCATCTTACACAAGCAATTTCAGCAAAAACTACACACTTCGATTAAAAGCCTCCTTATAACATATGAATTTTTCCCCCAACCTTAAAAATTATTCCAATACAAGTAATGCAACAGTTTCCAAAAAATTTCAGACATGTTGTACTGAAGGGAACTAATTTGACCATATAATACATGATTTGAATCAGCTAAACAAATCCGAGCATAAGTCTAAACTAAACACTGTATACTTGTAAAATAAACTGTAAGAAAGGTTTCAAAAAGATATCCAAAACACACTTTCAATCATTTTTGCTAATGCTTTCTAAGAGGCATTATGCACATGCAACCAGATGTAAAATCTTTGTTGTcagctttttctcttttttattatcaaagaACTGGACTTAGTTCTACAATTCCTAATTCTTGAATCCTATACCACCCTTAGGGAATATGTCCAGCATTGGAACTTCAAACCATTTAGAAGAAACGCCTTTAGCTTTCAATATTTCACTTTTACTTATGTTATTCACTTTAAGCAGCCGGAACTTTTAATCACATTGAGAAGAGATTAAGGAACTTACCACAGCATCGAACCTCTGAACAGCTGTAAGAGGGAAGTAGCGGCCGTCCTTCAATTGTTTCTACAAACCCAAATTAAAGAAGCTTAATAGCATTGAGGTAATCATGCAACAGAAAGCCACAAGCATATCTAAAACGAAGATGAGAATCATATGAAACCTCAGCAGTGAAAATGAGCATCCAGGTTCTGCCAGGGGATTCCGGTCCACCAAGAGTTTCAAGAAACGCTGAGGGGTTGAGTTTGGCCTTTTCAATAACAGAAAAAGCTGACAAAATTTCCTCAGCAGGGATTTTCCTCGTTTTGGCTGCATTTTTCAACACTTTGACGCTCTCCTCAACTTcctattatatattttatacaaaatGGAAAGATAACAGGTTATGAAAATCAATGCATTCTCTAGTAACCAAGCAGTTGAATGAAAGGAAAAACGTACTCTGCTTGGCTCCTGCTCTTGGACAATGAGTGGCTCCTTCTCCTTCTCATCAAGGGTAGCTCGGGTCCTTGCCTTGAGGAATTTGCCAGAATTGATACAAGGAATGTGTGGCTCAAAAGAGTTGACATGTTTACGAGGGAGTAGGAAGGGTCTCAGAGATGATAATTGAGAGGAAGGCGAATTGGGATAAGTATGGCAGATTAAGGGCGAGAGAAAAAAGGCTGATGGTGCTGCTTGGAAGCCCATTTTGCTAGGTGACTACAATTCCTGTAGTGTAGGACTATGTTAAAGCTTAAGTTATAAGAACAGGCAAGTAGCGTACGGCTGATTTTAGGcgagggagagaaagagatgGAAATGCAAGGTCTGGGTTTCGGCACACAAACGTTGAATGTGTTCCCAGAGATGAGATGGATAGAGAAACAACAGGGAGAGACGTGGCATAGCCGATAAGTCCAAATGTCCCCACCACCAATGATGTAACGCCAGCCTTACCCTACAGGGATTGCCGATCAActttatactttattttttatctataaatAAACATTGCTCCCTCCCTACACTCCTCACTATCcactcttctctctctctagttTCTCTACAGCTCTTGAAAATGAGAGTCCAAATGAGTTTCTTGGTTTTCTGGGTCCGCCTAGTCCTTCTTGCCCAGTACGTTGCAGGCAATGAAGCGTCGCGGTGCAGCCGGAGACGGTGAAGCTAGACACTGGAGGTCTGAGCAGGGAGAGTTTTCCAAAGGGTTTCGTTTTCGGAACAGCCACGTCCGCTTATCAATTCGAAGGCATGGCCCATTGTGACGGTCGTGGCCCCAGCATTTGCGACGTCTTCGTTAAAATTCCCGGTAATGAAACTGATGCTAAAGTGGTCAAatgtaaaaaagaagaaaaacaaatttaaaagagTTAATTTCTGTGACATGATCAACAGGG
This window encodes:
- the LOC18604245 gene encoding cyclin-dependent kinase D-3, yielding MTEMDPSKKVADRYLKREVLGEGTYGVVYKAIDTKTGQTVAIKKIRLGKQKEGINFTALREIKLLKELKDPNIIELIDAFPHKGNLHLVFEFMETDLEAVIRDRNIFLSPADIKSYIQMTLKGLAFCHKKWVLHRDMKPNNLLIGPNGQLKLADFGLARIFGSPDRKFTHQVFARWYRAPELLFGTKQYGSGVDVWAAACIFAELLLRRPFLQGTSDIDQLGKIFAAFGTPTSSQWPDMVYLPDYVEYQYVPAPPLRSLFPMASDDALDLLSKMFTYDPKVRISVQQALEHRYFSSAPPPTDPPKLPRPNPKSRVSDYNPQEGPTVLSPPRKSRRVMPDRDRFEGNSDQAEKVDDRVGERQAVGDIAGKNEQVPMSIDFSIFGSKPLSRPTINSADRSHLKRKLDLEFQHNE
- the LOC18604251 gene encoding uncharacterized protein LOC18604251 isoform X1 → MGFQAAPSAFFLSPLICHTYPNSPSSQLSSLRPFLLPRKHVNSFEPHIPCINSGKFLKARTRATLDEKEKEPLIVQEQEPSREVEESVKVLKNAAKTRKIPAEEILSAFSVIEKAKLNPSAFLETLGGPESPGRTWMLIFTAEKQLKDGRYFPLTAVQRFDAVAKRIENGVFLGPIGFLTFEGKFSWKNRILSFIFEKIRVKIGPFNPLEISLGQKEDREPSTKDPFFIWFYIDEEIAVARGRSGGTAFWCRCHRVTT
- the LOC18604246 gene encoding glutathione transferase GST 23 — encoded protein: MAELKLIASSLSVFCARIEWALKLKGVGYEYLEEDLRNKSPLLLTHNPVHKKVPVLLQNGKPIAESLIILEYIEETWKDSPLLPEDPYEKAMARFWAKFADEKCLHGAFDACRAEGDEKEKAIESAAKSFAFLEKQLEGKKYFGGEQIGYLDLALGWIPHWLNVMEEVGCMKLVDTQRTPLLHQWGQEFMEIPLIKECLPPRDKLLDRFTASINYLRSLAASQQ